Proteins encoded within one genomic window of uncultured Draconibacterium sp.:
- the rnpA gene encoding ribonuclease P protein component, with the protein METKEKIELPVSHSLKKAERLCSKKVIDKLFSEGESFLAFPLKVVFKATELPQPVPVQAGFSVSKKIFKRAVKRNRIKRLMREAYRLNKQLLPVLAEKQQIAVFFIFIGKELPSFAQVEKAMKKALYRLADSCAEAENKKA; encoded by the coding sequence ATGGAAACAAAAGAAAAAATAGAATTGCCTGTATCTCACTCCCTAAAAAAAGCAGAGCGTTTGTGCAGCAAAAAAGTTATCGATAAACTTTTTTCTGAAGGCGAATCATTTTTAGCGTTTCCATTAAAAGTAGTTTTCAAGGCAACAGAACTTCCTCAACCTGTTCCCGTTCAGGCCGGTTTCTCGGTAAGCAAAAAGATATTTAAACGAGCCGTAAAACGTAACCGAATTAAACGCCTAATGCGCGAGGCATACCGCTTGAACAAACAATTGCTTCCTGTGCTTGCAGAAAAGCAGCAAATAGCCGTTTTTTTCATCTTTATTGGCAAAGAGTTACCAAGCTTTGCGCAGGTTGAGAAAGCCATGAAAAAAGCGCTTTACAGGTTAGCCGATTCATGTGCTGAGGCAGAAAACAAAAAGGCATAA
- a CDS encoding T9SS type A sorting domain-containing protein — MSKYSTLLSLLILVVLSSNAQMKSYNQSIKVPHPVCYGSGKVERARIAPPAEFLLKSAGAAKSEIIVDYNGFTPEAQEAFAYAVGIWETIIESSMPIRMQATWSGDLDVNVLGSCGPETYYKDFKDAPFKGRYYPVAIAEKIAKREMNGESRYDMVANFSSKVDWYYGTDMNCPDTLYDLATVVLHEIGHGLGFTGFFFVDDQESVGAYGYYEFGDATSFDLLVEQGAVNGEQLVDTSFFENTSAELLTALQSRDLYANSPIAIERNRGNKPRLYAPEFFDDGSSVYHLNDNTYPNGNDNSLMTHAMGMAEAIHDPGPLTRGIMDDIGWRNIFIRFDQVKDIEELKPLVFSGWFESDYGVKAGSPKVIYSLDEFQSHSDTLELVDAEGDGSYSATYVPEAGTESISYYIEVQDTMNRMRTDPALAPTEFYTIHVGKDTEKPVIAHDEIDYFLLMDEEQQLVADISDNLGIDTAYVEYSINGETQEPFGLERDFDDQYIGNFPFDVNTLKDGDEITYAIYATDAASSPNSARLPELQKISFSFKVEEIFEAVSYYSNNFNQETPDFVISDFDIYTAELFNDGALHSVHPYPAPNIDNEDLELSTFLKRPVVLKEGGVMTFDEVVLVEPGAQLSTFGDDDFFDYVIIEGSKDFGRTWYPLTDGYDSSSQSTWSTNYNNGIPDGEQDSETLGSADMYVSRSITLTDNDYFVAGDTILIRFRLYSDPFAAGWGWAIDYLEIQRPVSANITLLSPGEVNVYPNPFTDNVTVKISAVQLESQIQVDVFNAVGQKIYTTQEQGVIGGYSHEINLSRYGNGMFLVKVSQNGQTVITKKLIKN, encoded by the coding sequence ATGAGCAAGTATTCTACATTGTTAAGTTTGTTGATTCTTGTAGTGCTATCCTCTAACGCACAAATGAAGAGTTACAATCAAAGTATTAAAGTTCCACACCCGGTTTGTTACGGTTCAGGGAAAGTTGAAAGGGCACGAATTGCACCGCCTGCCGAATTTCTTCTGAAATCAGCCGGAGCTGCAAAATCTGAGATAATAGTCGACTATAACGGTTTTACTCCCGAGGCACAGGAAGCATTTGCCTATGCGGTTGGTATTTGGGAAACCATTATCGAATCGAGCATGCCTATTCGAATGCAAGCAACCTGGAGTGGAGATTTAGATGTAAATGTATTGGGAAGTTGTGGCCCAGAAACCTATTATAAAGATTTTAAGGATGCTCCTTTTAAAGGACGTTATTATCCGGTTGCCATAGCCGAAAAAATAGCCAAAAGGGAAATGAATGGCGAGAGCCGATACGATATGGTTGCCAATTTTAGCAGCAAGGTGGACTGGTACTACGGCACCGATATGAATTGCCCGGATACGCTCTATGATTTGGCGACTGTTGTTTTGCACGAAATCGGTCACGGACTTGGTTTTACCGGCTTCTTTTTTGTCGATGATCAGGAGTCGGTTGGGGCCTATGGTTATTACGAATTTGGTGATGCCACTTCGTTTGATTTGTTGGTAGAACAAGGTGCGGTAAATGGCGAACAACTTGTAGATACGTCGTTTTTCGAGAATACAAGTGCCGAGCTTTTAACTGCGCTACAATCAAGAGATCTGTATGCAAATAGTCCGATTGCAATTGAGCGTAACAGGGGAAATAAACCCAGGCTTTATGCTCCCGAATTTTTCGATGATGGTTCAAGTGTATATCACCTTAACGACAATACTTATCCTAATGGAAATGATAATTCGCTGATGACTCATGCGATGGGTATGGCTGAAGCAATTCACGATCCGGGGCCACTGACACGTGGAATAATGGACGATATTGGCTGGAGAAATATCTTTATACGTTTCGATCAGGTAAAAGATATAGAGGAGCTTAAACCATTGGTTTTTAGCGGATGGTTCGAGAGTGATTATGGCGTAAAAGCAGGTTCGCCTAAAGTCATTTATTCGTTAGACGAATTTCAAAGCCACTCGGATACGCTCGAATTAGTTGATGCGGAAGGTGATGGAAGCTACTCTGCAACTTATGTCCCCGAAGCCGGTACCGAAAGCATTTCATATTATATTGAAGTACAGGATACGATGAATCGAATGCGAACCGATCCGGCACTGGCGCCAACTGAGTTTTATACTATACATGTTGGTAAGGATACGGAAAAACCAGTTATTGCTCATGACGAGATTGACTATTTTCTGTTAATGGATGAAGAGCAGCAATTGGTTGCTGACATTAGCGACAACCTGGGGATTGATACAGCCTATGTGGAATATTCGATAAATGGAGAAACACAGGAACCATTTGGATTAGAACGAGATTTTGATGATCAGTATATTGGCAATTTTCCATTCGATGTGAACACTTTAAAAGATGGAGATGAGATTACCTATGCAATTTATGCCACTGATGCAGCAAGTAGCCCTAATAGTGCAAGACTCCCTGAATTGCAAAAGATATCTTTCTCATTTAAAGTTGAGGAAATATTTGAGGCTGTAAGTTATTACAGTAACAATTTCAATCAGGAGACTCCCGATTTTGTTATTTCTGACTTTGATATTTATACAGCCGAGCTTTTTAACGATGGAGCGTTGCATAGTGTGCATCCATATCCGGCACCAAATATAGATAACGAAGATCTGGAACTTTCTACTTTCCTGAAAAGACCTGTTGTATTAAAAGAAGGTGGGGTAATGACTTTTGATGAGGTTGTGCTTGTAGAGCCGGGAGCTCAGCTTTCGACATTTGGCGACGATGATTTTTTCGATTATGTGATTATTGAAGGAAGTAAAGATTTTGGTCGAACGTGGTATCCGCTTACCGATGGTTATGACTCTTCATCTCAAAGCACGTGGTCAACTAATTACAACAATGGAATACCGGATGGAGAACAAGATTCGGAGACATTAGGCTCGGCTGACATGTATGTAAGCCGTTCGATCACATTAACCGATAACGATTATTTTGTTGCCGGTGATACTATTCTGATTCGTTTCCGATTATATTCCGATCCATTCGCAGCTGGCTGGGGATGGGCAATCGATTATTTGGAGATTCAACGACCGGTGTCAGCCAATATTACCTTATTGTCGCCGGGAGAAGTTAATGTTTATCCAAATCCGTTTACCGATAATGTTACGGTAAAAATTTCAGCCGTTCAGCTGGAGTCGCAAATACAAGTTGACGTGTTTAACGCGGTAGGGCAAAAAATATATACTACACAAGAGCAGGGAGTAATTGGTGGGTATTCGCATGAAATTAATCTTTCGCGATACGGAAATGGAATGTTCCTGGTAAAAGTGAGCCAAAACGGGCAAACCGTAATTACTAAAAAGTTAATTAAAAACTAA
- a CDS encoding DUF4271 domain-containing protein, with protein sequence MKQPPSFYYFGIFAPFKTMGANYTYYQDSISTLNASEEIPQNLEKTTTISQANRTRKQNKQAVDSSDYIVPRQQTEMHSSQLEQNALVLPNREREYPGHDWLTIIIFVAIVIFASIRYSYAKYIQQLFLSLFNYATSTRMLNDKTYPVFHAAFRLEAIFYIIFPIFIFQCLNLFKYQNTSLTPQYLSLIFGGTLLYFFGKKVIYLTLGLMFETQNETREYLFSYDNFNRSLSLVFLPVVILIQFAPLKTPVFIAISGLVILFIFNLILLRRGAIILLKKQFSLFYLFLYLCTLEILPLLLIYKVVV encoded by the coding sequence ATGAAGCAACCACCTTCATTTTATTATTTTGGTATCTTTGCGCCATTCAAAACTATGGGGGCAAATTACACATATTATCAAGACTCGATTTCAACGCTTAACGCAAGTGAGGAGATACCCCAAAACCTTGAAAAAACGACCACAATATCACAGGCGAATCGCACCAGAAAACAAAACAAACAAGCTGTTGACAGTTCCGATTACATTGTTCCGCGTCAGCAGACTGAAATGCACAGCTCGCAACTTGAGCAAAACGCCCTGGTTCTACCCAACCGGGAGCGCGAATACCCTGGGCACGACTGGTTAACCATTATTATTTTTGTTGCCATTGTCATTTTTGCCAGCATCCGATATTCGTATGCCAAATATATTCAGCAGCTGTTTTTATCGTTATTTAATTATGCTACTTCAACGCGCATGCTCAACGATAAAACCTACCCTGTTTTTCATGCCGCATTTCGTCTTGAGGCCATTTTTTATATCATCTTCCCCATATTTATATTTCAGTGTTTAAATCTGTTTAAATATCAAAACACTTCCCTGACTCCACAGTACTTATCCTTGATTTTTGGTGGTACTTTACTCTACTTTTTTGGCAAAAAAGTTATCTATTTAACATTAGGATTGATGTTTGAAACGCAAAATGAAACCCGCGAATATTTGTTTAGCTACGATAATTTTAACCGTTCGCTCAGTTTGGTTTTCTTACCTGTGGTAATTTTAATTCAATTTGCGCCGCTTAAAACCCCTGTTTTCATAGCTATTTCAGGACTTGTAATCCTTTTTATTTTTAATCTAATATTACTAAGAAGGGGTGCAATTATATTATTGAAAAAACAATTTTCTTTATTTTATCTGTTTTTGTACCTTTGTACCCTTGAAATTTTACCCTTGCTTTTAATTTATAAAGTTGTTGTTTGA
- a CDS encoding tRNA-dihydrouridine synthase family protein, protein MIYLAPLQGFTDYVYRASYAEVFNTVDTYFIPYISLKNNEIPNKYICEILPENNTQSRVVPQILAKDAAEFELLENVLTDNGYSEFNLNLGCPYPMVTNRGKGSGLLPFPEEIYMILDHFYSHSKGTLSVKLRAGLKSADELNKVVEVLNQFSLKEVILHARVASQLYSGEIDENAFSYATQNLKHKLAYNGDIFSEQDFLDKQKKFPGIDTWMLGRGILMNPLLPHEIKGISVSEEERADLLYTFHQTMLEHYLEIMDNEGNALNKMKQFWIYFAHCFPNPQKVFKHVKKVKALNKYNPTVKSIFNELNG, encoded by the coding sequence ATGATCTACCTGGCTCCATTACAGGGTTTTACCGACTATGTGTACAGAGCGTCGTACGCAGAAGTGTTTAACACAGTTGATACTTATTTTATCCCGTACATTTCGTTGAAAAACAACGAGATACCCAATAAGTATATTTGCGAAATTCTCCCGGAGAATAATACGCAAAGCAGGGTGGTTCCACAAATTTTGGCAAAAGACGCTGCGGAGTTCGAATTGCTGGAAAATGTTTTAACCGACAATGGTTATTCGGAATTTAATCTGAATTTGGGATGCCCGTATCCGATGGTAACCAACCGCGGAAAAGGTTCCGGCTTGTTGCCTTTCCCGGAAGAGATTTATATGATACTTGATCATTTTTACAGCCACTCAAAAGGAACGCTTTCTGTAAAATTGCGGGCAGGTTTAAAATCGGCGGATGAGTTGAATAAGGTTGTAGAAGTTTTAAATCAATTTTCATTAAAGGAGGTGATTTTGCATGCGCGGGTAGCCAGCCAGTTGTATTCGGGCGAAATTGATGAAAATGCCTTTTCGTATGCCACACAAAACCTAAAACACAAACTGGCTTATAACGGCGATATATTTTCGGAACAAGATTTTCTCGATAAACAAAAAAAATTCCCCGGTATTGATACCTGGATGCTGGGACGTGGAATTTTAATGAATCCACTGCTTCCGCATGAAATAAAAGGCATTTCGGTTTCGGAAGAAGAACGTGCCGATTTACTGTATACATTTCATCAAACCATGCTGGAGCATTATCTTGAAATTATGGATAACGAAGGCAATGCACTGAATAAAATGAAACAGTTCTGGATTTACTTCGCCCATTGTTTTCCAAACCCCCAAAAGGTCTTTAAACACGTTAAAAAAGTGAAAGCGCTGAATAAATACAATCCGACA
- a CDS encoding chorismate mutase has product MSLKLDINPIKAWMPNIDNPLLISGPCSLETEEQTMETARLLAKDKRVFVFRGGVWKPRTRPGSFEGVGSIGLKWLQQVKEETGLPVGTEVANAQHTEEALKAGLDVLWIGARSTASPFVVQEIADVLKGTDTVVMIKNPVNPDVQLWMGAVERIHQAGIKNIVGIHRGFTPFRETKYRNYPNWKTFIELKRLLPNLPVICDPSHIAGTREYLYEISQKAFDMGMEGLMVESHRDPSCALSDAGQQLTPGDLGKMLDKLVIRYENASNPDFVNQLDVLRSRIDAIDTELLETLASRVQIVKQIGEYKRDNNVTALQISRWTELMEKRVKLGKSMDVNETFVKILFQLIHEDSVRMQTEIMDQE; this is encoded by the coding sequence ATGAGTTTAAAATTAGACATTAATCCGATTAAAGCGTGGATGCCAAATATCGACAATCCACTGCTGATTTCAGGGCCATGTAGTCTTGAAACGGAAGAGCAAACCATGGAAACAGCACGATTGCTGGCGAAAGACAAACGCGTATTTGTTTTCCGTGGTGGGGTTTGGAAACCGAGAACGCGCCCGGGATCGTTTGAAGGCGTTGGATCGATCGGTTTAAAATGGCTGCAGCAGGTAAAAGAAGAAACCGGTTTGCCGGTTGGGACCGAAGTGGCAAATGCACAACACACCGAAGAGGCTTTAAAAGCCGGACTTGATGTATTGTGGATTGGAGCACGTTCTACAGCAAGCCCTTTTGTGGTGCAGGAAATTGCCGATGTACTTAAAGGAACAGATACCGTGGTAATGATTAAAAACCCGGTGAACCCTGACGTACAACTTTGGATGGGAGCTGTTGAGCGAATCCACCAGGCAGGTATTAAAAATATTGTGGGAATCCACCGTGGATTTACGCCATTCCGCGAAACAAAATACCGTAACTACCCTAACTGGAAAACCTTTATTGAGTTAAAGCGTCTGCTTCCGAATTTGCCTGTAATTTGCGATCCGAGCCACATCGCCGGAACACGCGAATACCTTTATGAAATTTCGCAGAAAGCATTTGATATGGGAATGGAAGGCTTGATGGTTGAATCGCACCGCGATCCTTCGTGTGCGTTGAGTGATGCCGGTCAGCAACTTACTCCGGGCGACCTGGGAAAAATGCTCGATAAATTGGTTATTCGCTACGAAAATGCAAGCAATCCGGATTTCGTCAATCAACTGGATGTATTGCGTAGCCGTATTGATGCAATTGATACCGAGTTGCTGGAAACACTGGCTTCGCGTGTGCAGATTGTAAAACAAATCGGTGAGTATAAGCGCGACAACAATGTTACTGCGCTGCAAATCAGCCGTTGGACAGAGTTAATGGAAAAGCGTGTAAAGTTGGGTAAGAGTATGGACGTAAATGAAACGTTTGTAAAAATTCTTTTTCAATTAATTCACGAAGATTCGGTGCGTATGCAAACCGAAATTATGGATCAGGAATAA
- a CDS encoding prephenate dehydrogenase codes for MKTTVIGLGLIGGSIARDLRKSRFATELIGVDASEENAAKALEIGLVDRIETLEDGVRDTDLVIIAIPVNKELEVLPRVLDTISSGTTVADMGSTKKVLVDLVANHKRRKNFVPGHPMSGTEDSGPTAALEGLFKGKIAILCDQEDSGPQHVALIEKMFQVLGMDIAYMTSDEQDHSTAFVSHLPHAAAYALANAVQAKEDRKIIFDLASGGFRSTVRLAKSSATMWHPIFQQNRKYVVESLNVYIKHLIEFRDCMKNEEDDKMLDLINNANKIRGILEGKNPHFLKNEEKITKLYTK; via the coding sequence ATGAAAACAACAGTAATAGGACTTGGATTAATTGGGGGGTCGATTGCCCGCGATTTGCGAAAGTCGCGATTTGCCACCGAATTGATTGGGGTTGATGCCAGTGAGGAAAATGCTGCCAAAGCGCTTGAAATTGGACTGGTTGACCGAATTGAAACACTGGAAGATGGGGTGAGAGATACCGATCTGGTTATTATTGCTATTCCGGTAAACAAAGAGCTTGAGGTTTTACCACGGGTTTTGGATACTATTAGCAGCGGAACAACGGTCGCCGATATGGGATCGACAAAAAAAGTGCTTGTGGATTTGGTAGCCAACCACAAACGAAGAAAGAATTTTGTTCCGGGGCATCCAATGTCGGGAACCGAGGACTCGGGACCAACAGCAGCTTTGGAAGGATTGTTTAAAGGTAAAATTGCCATTTTGTGCGACCAGGAGGATTCCGGTCCGCAGCATGTGGCTTTAATTGAAAAGATGTTTCAAGTGCTGGGAATGGACATTGCTTATATGACATCGGATGAACAAGATCACAGCACTGCTTTTGTATCGCATTTGCCGCACGCGGCCGCTTATGCGTTGGCCAATGCCGTTCAGGCAAAAGAGGATCGTAAAATTATTTTCGATTTGGCAAGTGGAGGTTTCCGTTCAACGGTTCGTTTGGCAAAGAGTTCGGCTACCATGTGGCACCCAATTTTTCAACAAAATCGTAAATACGTTGTTGAATCGCTGAACGTATATATCAAGCACCTCATCGAATTTCGCGATTGTATGAAAAACGAAGAGGATGACAAAATGCTTGATCTGATCAATAATGCAAATAAAATCCGTGGAATTCTTGAAGGTAAGAATCCGCATTTTCTGAAGAATGAAGAGAAAATAACAAAACTTTATACGAAATAA
- a CDS encoding uroporphyrinogen-III synthase has product MKVKSILVSQPEPSTAKSPYFELAEKNGLKIDFRPFIQVEGVPAKEFRQTRTQILEHTAVIFTSRTAIDHFFRIAQELRITVPDSMKYFCISEATAFYLQKYIVYRKRKIFYADGKFTDLVNVMKKHKDEKFLVPLSDIHKQEIPTLLDKGDYKYTKAILYRTVSADLSDLADIKYDVLVFFSPSGIKSLFQNFPDFEQNSTRIACFGPSTAKAVEEAGLRLDIQAPTAQAPSMTMALDQYIKKSNKN; this is encoded by the coding sequence TTGAAAGTCAAGAGCATTTTAGTTTCACAACCGGAGCCAAGTACAGCAAAATCACCGTATTTTGAGTTGGCTGAAAAGAATGGCCTGAAGATCGACTTCAGACCGTTCATTCAAGTTGAGGGAGTTCCTGCCAAGGAATTTCGCCAAACACGAACGCAGATACTTGAGCATACTGCGGTAATTTTTACCAGCCGTACTGCTATCGATCATTTTTTCAGAATTGCACAGGAATTGCGCATTACAGTGCCTGATTCGATGAAATATTTCTGCATTTCTGAAGCAACTGCTTTCTATCTTCAAAAGTACATAGTGTACCGTAAGCGTAAAATATTTTATGCCGACGGTAAATTCACCGATTTGGTGAATGTGATGAAAAAACACAAAGATGAAAAATTCCTTGTACCACTTTCGGATATTCACAAACAGGAAATTCCAACCCTGTTAGACAAAGGTGACTATAAGTACACGAAAGCAATTTTATACCGTACGGTTAGCGCCGATTTATCGGATTTGGCAGATATTAAATATGATGTATTGGTATTTTTCAGCCCGTCGGGAATTAAGTCGCTGTTTCAGAACTTCCCCGACTTTGAGCAAAATTCAACACGCATCGCATGTTTTGGTCCGTCGACAGCAAAAGCAGTAGAAGAGGCCGGATTAAGACTGGATATTCAGGCTCCAACTGCTCAGGCTCCTTCGATGACTATGGCTCTTGATCAATACATCAAGAAGAGCAACAAGAATTAA